Proteins from a single region of Thermus caldifontis:
- the ssb gene encoding single-stranded DNA-binding protein: MARGLNRVFLIGTLTARPDMRYTPGGMAILDLSLAGQDTLWDASGEKEVSWYHRVRLLGRQAEMWGDVLERGQLVFVEGRLEYRQWEREGEKRSELQIRADFIDPLEARGRETVEDARGQPKLRHALNQVILMGNLTRDPDLRYTPQGTAVARLGLAVNERRPGQGPEGEKTHFIEVQAWRDLAEWASELRRGEGLLVIGRLVNDSWTSSTGERRFQTRVEALRLERPTRGPERAGGSRPQEPGRSVQTGGVDIDEGLEDFPPEEDLPF; encoded by the coding sequence ATGGCAAGAGGCCTGAACCGTGTATTTCTCATCGGGACCCTTACCGCCCGTCCGGACATGCGCTATACCCCGGGGGGCATGGCCATTTTGGACCTGAGCCTCGCGGGCCAGGATACCCTGTGGGATGCCTCTGGCGAAAAGGAGGTGTCCTGGTACCACCGGGTGCGCCTTTTGGGGCGGCAGGCGGAGATGTGGGGGGACGTCCTGGAAAGGGGCCAGCTGGTCTTCGTGGAGGGGCGGCTGGAGTACCGGCAGTGGGAGCGGGAAGGGGAGAAGCGGAGCGAGCTCCAGATCCGGGCGGACTTCATCGATCCCCTGGAGGCCAGAGGGCGCGAAACCGTGGAGGATGCCCGGGGCCAGCCTAAGCTCCGCCACGCCCTAAACCAGGTGATCCTCATGGGCAACCTCACCCGCGATCCTGATCTGCGCTACACCCCCCAGGGGACGGCGGTGGCCCGGCTGGGTCTGGCGGTGAACGAGCGCCGCCCTGGCCAGGGGCCGGAAGGGGAAAAGACCCACTTTATAGAGGTTCAGGCCTGGCGCGACCTGGCCGAGTGGGCCTCCGAACTTAGGCGGGGTGAGGGGCTTTTGGTGATCGGCCGTTTGGTGAACGACTCCTGGACGAGCTCCACCGGGGAGAGGCGCTTCCAGACCCGGGTGGAAGCCCTCAGGTTGGAGCGACCCACCCGTGGGCCTGAAAGAGCCGGCGGAAGCAGGCCCCAAGAGCCAGGGCGCTCTGTCCAGACGGGTGGGGTGGACATCGACGAAGGATTGGAAGACTTCCCGCCGGAGGAGGATTTGCCGTTTTGA
- the rpsR gene encoding 30S ribosomal protein S18 — MNTKNAKPKKETQKRPSRKAKVKASLGEFDLKDYRNVEVLKRFLSETGKILPRRRTGLTAKEQRILARTIKRARILGLLPFTEKLVRK, encoded by the coding sequence TTGAACACGAAGAACGCTAAACCCAAGAAGGAGACGCAGAAGCGTCCTTCCAGGAAGGCCAAGGTCAAGGCCAGCCTGGGGGAGTTTGACCTGAAGGACTACCGCAACGTGGAGGTGCTGAAGCGGTTCCTGTCGGAGACGGGGAAGATCCTGCCCCGCCGCCGCACGGGGCTTACCGCCAAGGAGCAGCGCATCCTGGCCCGCACCATCAAGCGGGCGAGGATTTTGGGGCTTCTTCCCTTCACGGAGAAGCTGGTGCGCAAATAG
- the lipA gene encoding lipoyl synthase, translating into MKPKFETVELIAPTGEVVELKVVKHGLAQTRPEPVDRHKPAWLRATLPTGARYQALKATVKELKLHTVCQEALCPNVGECWSHGTLTVMILGGICTRACKFCAVDTGNPKGLIDPEEPHRVAEAIARLHIRYVVLTSVDRDDLPDGGAAHFAATIRAIKEKAPGVLVEALTPDFQGDLRAVETVLDAGPEVYAQNLETVRRLTPKVRDPRAGYDQTLKVLAHAKRYRPGVLTKSSLMLGLGETEEEILEAMRDLREVGVDILTLGQYLRPTPAHLPVERYVPPEDFKRYEAWGYGLGFKEVFAGPLVRSSYRADRVFLEASQKEVGP; encoded by the coding sequence GTGAAGCCCAAGTTTGAAACCGTGGAGCTCATAGCCCCCACCGGGGAGGTGGTGGAGCTCAAGGTGGTGAAGCACGGCCTGGCCCAGACCCGGCCTGAGCCCGTGGACCGGCACAAGCCTGCCTGGCTCCGGGCCACCCTGCCCACGGGGGCCAGGTACCAGGCCCTGAAGGCCACGGTGAAGGAGCTCAAGCTCCACACCGTCTGCCAGGAGGCCCTTTGCCCCAACGTGGGGGAGTGCTGGAGCCACGGCACCCTCACGGTGATGATCCTGGGGGGCATCTGCACCCGGGCCTGCAAGTTCTGCGCCGTGGACACAGGGAATCCTAAGGGCCTCATAGATCCGGAGGAGCCCCATAGGGTGGCCGAGGCCATCGCCCGGCTTCATATCCGCTACGTGGTCCTCACCAGCGTGGACCGGGACGACCTTCCCGACGGCGGGGCGGCCCACTTTGCCGCCACCATCCGGGCCATTAAGGAGAAGGCCCCCGGGGTCTTGGTGGAGGCCCTTACCCCTGACTTCCAGGGGGACCTGAGGGCGGTGGAGACGGTTTTGGATGCGGGCCCTGAAGTCTACGCCCAGAACCTGGAGACCGTGCGCCGCCTCACCCCCAAGGTGCGGGACCCGCGGGCGGGCTACGACCAGACCCTTAAGGTCCTGGCCCACGCCAAGCGCTACCGCCCCGGGGTCCTCACCAAGAGTAGCCTCATGCTGGGCCTGGGGGAGACGGAGGAGGAGATCCTCGAGGCCATGCGGGACCTGAGGGAGGTGGGGGTGGATATCCTCACCCTGGGCCAGTACCTGCGCCCCACCCCGGCCCACCTGCCCGTGGAGCGGTACGTGCCCCCGGAGGACTTCAAGCGCTACGAGGCCTGGGGGTACGGGCTGGGCTTTAAGGAGGTCTTCGCCGGGCCCCTGGTGCGGAGCTCCTACCGGGCGGATCGGGTTTTCCTCGAGGCTTCCCAGAAGGAGGTGGGGCCATGA
- the lipB gene encoding lipoyl(octanoyl) transferase LipB, protein MEFLVEDLGLVPYGEAWAYQKGVHGQVVRGERPPTLLLLEHPRVVTLGRKATGENLLFPESWYRENGFELYWVERGGDVTYHGPGQLVGYPIFPVGREVRRFLRQIEEAVVRVAASYGLEAYPTPGYAGVWVGEEKLCAIGVAVKEGVSFHGFALNVSTDLNDFSVIVPCGLKGKGVTSLERLLGRQVPMQEVKGRVVQAFAQVFGMEPRLKEGHREAQV, encoded by the coding sequence GTGGAGTTTCTGGTGGAGGACCTGGGCCTGGTGCCTTACGGGGAGGCCTGGGCGTATCAGAAGGGGGTGCACGGCCAGGTGGTGCGGGGCGAGCGCCCCCCCACCCTGCTCCTTTTGGAGCATCCCCGGGTCGTCACCCTGGGGCGGAAGGCCACGGGGGAGAACCTCCTTTTCCCCGAAAGCTGGTACCGGGAGAACGGTTTTGAGCTCTACTGGGTGGAACGGGGTGGGGACGTCACCTACCATGGGCCGGGGCAGCTGGTGGGCTATCCCATCTTCCCCGTGGGCCGGGAGGTGCGCCGCTTCCTGCGCCAGATAGAAGAGGCCGTGGTAAGGGTAGCGGCCTCCTACGGCCTAGAGGCCTACCCCACCCCGGGGTACGCCGGGGTCTGGGTGGGGGAGGAGAAGCTTTGCGCCATCGGGGTGGCGGTGAAGGAAGGGGTGAGTTTCCACGGCTTCGCCCTCAACGTGAGCACCGACTTGAACGACTTCTCCGTCATCGTCCCTTGCGGGCTTAAGGGGAAAGGGGTCACTTCCCTGGAGCGGCTTTTAGGCCGCCAGGTTCCCATGCAGGAGGTGAAGGGCCGGGTGGTGCAGGCCTTCGCCCAGGTTTTCGGAATGGAGCCCCGCCTAAAGGAGGGCCATCGTGAAGCCCAAGTTTGA
- the rpsF gene encoding 30S ribosomal protein S6: protein MRKYEVNIILSPNLDQTQLALEKEIIGKALEAFGARVEKVEEWGVRRLAYPIAKDTQGYFLWYQVEMPEDRVNDLARELRLRDNVRRVMVVKAQEPLLAKA from the coding sequence ATGCGCAAGTACGAGGTGAACATCATCCTGAGCCCCAACCTGGACCAGACCCAGCTCGCCTTGGAGAAAGAGATCATCGGCAAGGCCCTCGAGGCCTTCGGCGCTCGGGTGGAGAAGGTGGAGGAATGGGGTGTACGCCGCCTGGCCTACCCCATCGCCAAGGACACCCAGGGCTACTTCCTCTGGTACCAGGTGGAGATGCCCGAAGACCGGGTGAACGATCTGGCCCGGGAACTTCGCCTGCGCGACAACGTGCGCCGGGTCATGGTGGTGAAGGCCCAGGAACCCCTGCTCGCCAAGGCGTAA
- a CDS encoding helix-turn-helix domain-containing protein: MKDNVSYYIGQRLQRLRQAKGLTLSGLAAKAGVARSLIYALEAGKANPTLATLWALAQALEVSFSELVQTQPVAEEGVVVQLIEQTQEPGGGTLEVYRMDLYPHSLRHAEPHEAGIRERVIGLKGKARVGPPPGKEVGPGEEADFSGDVPHLYASEEGASLLVFLHYPPVSWPKGEPGSEEKASLALREVGLGVGGMVLEGRWLAPGFREGVFVRWGGSRTYLFSLPLAPLPRLTGQGLLGEAFALLHAPREDLRFYQRSSSLLLHALAWEGLLLKGEVADPTPLLIKTPQPFPGSSVEGGWENRISVDLYAQVELLHPGYARQLLYLAHGLQAVDLTAERFLDVGTGPGHHLLLLLELLPHLKPVAVEPSLASRQALAQLLPWVEVLPVDFTMLETGEAFSLVLSVGSSHHMSTWNFLDRAYRLLRPGGVLAVADEFVSPFATREERVRNLVLHHTAYLVPFPLEDCEALWALRILALQGETKGLRRLVEEALQEMRVRPGPLASFASLELQALLAGLDYEVETKTSAKRFLELALAVGFQVEQHFRLFATHGSSSWDGGTHLFVLRRPE, translated from the coding sequence ATGAAAGACAATGTGTCCTACTATATAGGACAAAGGCTTCAACGGTTACGTCAAGCCAAGGGGCTTACCTTGTCGGGTCTGGCGGCTAAAGCGGGTGTGGCCAGATCCCTGATATATGCCTTGGAGGCGGGGAAGGCCAACCCTACCCTCGCTACCTTGTGGGCCTTAGCCCAGGCCTTGGAGGTGTCCTTCAGTGAGCTGGTTCAGACCCAGCCGGTAGCGGAGGAGGGGGTAGTGGTTCAACTTATTGAACAAACCCAAGAACCGGGGGGCGGTACCCTGGAAGTTTACCGTATGGATCTCTATCCCCATTCTCTGCGCCATGCGGAACCCCACGAGGCTGGCATTCGGGAGCGGGTGATTGGCTTGAAGGGAAAAGCCCGCGTGGGGCCACCCCCAGGCAAGGAGGTGGGCCCCGGGGAAGAGGCGGATTTTTCGGGTGATGTCCCCCACCTGTATGCCAGTGAGGAGGGAGCAAGCCTCTTGGTCTTCCTCCATTATCCTCCGGTTTCTTGGCCCAAGGGAGAGCCCGGTAGCGAGGAGAAGGCCTCTTTGGCGCTACGGGAGGTGGGTTTGGGAGTGGGGGGCATGGTCTTGGAAGGCCGTTGGCTTGCACCAGGGTTTCGGGAAGGGGTTTTTGTCCGCTGGGGCGGTAGCCGTACCTACCTTTTCAGCCTGCCTCTCGCTCCGTTGCCTCGTCTCACAGGCCAGGGGCTTTTGGGCGAGGCCTTCGCCCTACTCCACGCCCCTAGGGAAGACCTGAGGTTTTACCAGAGAAGCTCCAGCCTCCTTTTGCACGCCTTAGCATGGGAAGGGTTGCTCCTTAAGGGCGAGGTGGCGGATCCGACACCCCTTCTTATCAAAACGCCACAACCCTTTCCCGGTTCTTCCGTAGAGGGTGGGTGGGAAAACCGCATATCCGTAGACCTCTATGCCCAGGTGGAGCTTCTGCACCCCGGGTATGCCAGGCAACTCCTTTACCTGGCGCATGGGTTGCAAGCTGTTGATTTGACGGCAGAGCGATTTTTGGATGTGGGCACCGGACCCGGCCACCATCTCCTGTTGCTTTTAGAGCTTCTTCCCCACTTGAAACCAGTTGCGGTGGAACCCAGCCTGGCCTCGAGGCAAGCCCTAGCTCAGCTGCTTCCCTGGGTAGAGGTCTTACCCGTGGATTTTACCATGCTGGAGACAGGGGAAGCCTTCTCCTTGGTCCTTTCCGTGGGGTCCAGTCACCACATGTCCACTTGGAACTTTCTGGATAGAGCTTATCGGCTTCTACGGCCCGGGGGAGTGTTGGCGGTGGCGGATGAGTTCGTAAGCCCCTTTGCTACCCGGGAGGAACGGGTCCGAAACCTAGTGCTTCACCACACGGCCTATTTGGTTCCGTTCCCCTTGGAGGATTGCGAGGCCCTTTGGGCCTTGCGCATTTTGGCGCTACAAGGGGAAACCAAGGGTCTTAGGAGGTTGGTAGAAGAAGCCTTGCAGGAAATGCGGGTTCGGCCAGGACCTCTTGCCTCCTTTGCAAGCCTGGAGCTGCAGGCCTTGCTGGCGGGCTTGGACTACGAAGTGGAAACAAAGACCTCCGCCAAGCGTTTTCTGGAGCTAGCCTTGGCGGTAGGTTTTCAAGTGGAGCAGCACTTCCGCCTTTTTGCCACCCATGGGAGTAGCTCTTGGGACGGGGGGACCCATCTTTTCGTCCTGAGGAGGCCAGAGTGA
- a CDS encoding DUF3054 domain-containing protein: protein MTRSRPAATPLFLLDLLALFLFAGAGLLSHGLPVTFGGLARNVLPVLFVWLLLSPFLGTYRKPTWQNLLLTWALAFPAGLWLRQMVLGLGFGVGFFVFLGVAMAFSLLFLLLFRGLAKLLRLW from the coding sequence ATGACCCGAAGCCGCCCTGCCGCCACGCCCCTCTTCCTCCTGGACCTCTTGGCCCTTTTCCTCTTCGCCGGGGCTGGGCTCCTTTCCCATGGCCTACCCGTTACCTTTGGGGGCCTGGCGCGAAACGTGCTGCCCGTGCTTTTCGTCTGGCTTCTCCTTTCCCCTTTCCTGGGCACCTACCGTAAGCCCACCTGGCAAAACCTCCTCCTCACCTGGGCCTTGGCCTTCCCTGCGGGGCTATGGCTTAGGCAGATGGTCCTGGGCCTGGGGTTTGGGGTGGGGTTTTTCGTCTTCCTGGGCGTGGCCATGGCCTTTAGCCTCCTTTTCCTCCTCCTCTTCCGGGGCCTCGCCAAGCTCCTCAGGCTCTGGTAA
- a CDS encoding NAD(P)-dependent oxidoreductase, protein MDQPLEKVAFLGLGAMGYPMAAHLAQRFPTLVWNRTFAKALKHQEEFGSKAVPLEGVAEARVIFTCLPTTKEVTEVAEALWPHLRPGTYWVDATSGEPEGSRKVAERLLEKGVVYLDAPVSGGTIGAEKGTLTVMMGGPLEAVERVRPYLAYAAKAVHVGPVGAGHAVKAINNALLAVNLWAAGEGLLALVRQGVSAEKALEVINASSGRSNATENLIPQRVLTRAFPKTFALGLLVKDLGIAMGVLDGEKAPSPLLRLTREVYEMAKRELGPEADHVEALKLLERWGGVEIR, encoded by the coding sequence ATGGATCAGCCCTTAGAGAAGGTGGCCTTCCTCGGCCTCGGGGCCATGGGCTACCCCATGGCGGCCCATTTGGCCCAGCGGTTTCCCACCTTGGTCTGGAACCGCACCTTTGCCAAGGCCCTAAAGCACCAGGAGGAGTTTGGCTCAAAGGCCGTGCCCCTGGAAGGGGTGGCGGAGGCTCGGGTGATCTTCACCTGCCTGCCCACCACCAAGGAGGTGACGGAGGTGGCGGAGGCCCTTTGGCCCCACCTGAGGCCCGGCACCTACTGGGTGGACGCCACCAGCGGGGAACCCGAGGGAAGCCGTAAGGTGGCGGAGCGCCTTCTGGAAAAGGGGGTGGTCTACCTGGACGCCCCGGTTTCCGGAGGGACCATCGGGGCGGAGAAGGGCACCCTTACGGTGATGATGGGAGGGCCCCTCGAGGCGGTGGAGAGGGTGAGGCCCTACCTGGCCTATGCCGCCAAGGCGGTCCACGTGGGGCCCGTGGGGGCGGGGCATGCGGTGAAGGCCATCAACAACGCCCTCTTGGCGGTCAACCTCTGGGCGGCGGGAGAAGGACTCCTGGCCTTGGTGCGGCAAGGGGTTTCCGCGGAGAAGGCCCTGGAGGTGATCAACGCCTCCAGCGGCCGCTCCAACGCCACGGAGAACCTGATCCCCCAGAGGGTCCTGACCCGGGCCTTTCCCAAGACCTTCGCCTTGGGCCTGTTGGTGAAGGACCTGGGCATCGCCATGGGGGTTTTGGATGGGGAGAAGGCCCCAAGCCCCCTGCTCCGCCTCACCCGGGAGGTGTACGAGATGGCCAAGCGGGAGCTGGGCCCCGAGGCCGACCACGTGGAGGCCCTGAAGCTTTTGGAGCGCTGGGGCGGGGTAGAGATCCGCTAA
- the rplI gene encoding 50S ribosomal protein L9, with protein MKVILLEPLENLGDVGQVVKVKPGYARNYLLPRGLAVLATESNLKALEAKIRAQAKRLAERKAEAERLKEILENLTLTIPVRAGETKIYGSVTAKDIAEALSRQHGITIDPKRLALEKPIKELGEYTLTYKPHPEVPIALKVSVVAQ; from the coding sequence ATGAAGGTCATCCTGCTTGAACCCCTGGAGAACCTGGGCGATGTGGGCCAGGTGGTGAAGGTGAAGCCCGGCTACGCCAGGAACTACCTCCTGCCCCGGGGCCTGGCGGTCTTGGCCACGGAGAGCAACCTGAAGGCCCTGGAGGCCAAGATCCGCGCCCAGGCCAAGCGCCTGGCGGAGAGGAAGGCGGAGGCGGAGCGCCTTAAGGAGATCCTGGAGAACCTCACCCTCACCATCCCGGTGCGGGCGGGGGAGACCAAGATCTACGGCTCCGTGACCGCCAAGGATATCGCCGAGGCCCTTTCCCGCCAGCACGGCATCACCATTGATCCCAAGCGCCTGGCGTTGGAAAAGCCCATCAAGGAGCTGGGGGAGTACACCCTCACCTACAAGCCCCACCCCGAGGTGCCCATAGCCTTGAAGGTGAGCGTGGTGGCCCAGTAG
- a CDS encoding SDR family NAD(P)-dependent oxidoreductase yields MGAVLITGAGSGIGLATAWLLAAKGFRVYGGVRKSQDAEALRALGAVPLFLDVTQEESLVQARRLLEGEGLEGLVANAGIAVAGPLELIPPSAFRQVLEVNVLGAFATVKAFLPLLRQSRGRVVLMGSVSGLVALPLAGPYAASKFALEALADALRVELLPFGVGVALVEPGPVATPIWERSEKWAETYLEPPPPGTEGVYGRYLEVARKMARAGAQRGLPPERVAEVVLKALLDPRPRARYLVAPKGWQTLLLRHLPQALRDRLLARFLA; encoded by the coding sequence ATGGGGGCTGTGCTCATCACGGGAGCGGGTAGCGGCATCGGCCTGGCCACGGCCTGGCTTTTGGCGGCCAAGGGCTTTCGGGTCTATGGTGGGGTGCGCAAATCCCAGGATGCCGAGGCCCTGCGCGCCCTGGGGGCGGTGCCCCTTTTCCTGGACGTAACCCAGGAGGAAAGCCTTGTGCAGGCCCGAAGGCTTCTGGAAGGGGAGGGGTTGGAGGGTTTGGTGGCCAATGCGGGGATTGCGGTGGCGGGGCCACTGGAGCTTATCCCCCCTTCCGCCTTCCGCCAGGTGCTTGAGGTGAACGTCCTCGGGGCTTTCGCCACGGTGAAGGCCTTTTTGCCCCTTCTCCGCCAAAGCCGGGGGCGGGTGGTGCTCATGGGCTCCGTGTCTGGCCTGGTGGCCCTGCCCCTGGCGGGCCCCTATGCCGCCAGCAAGTTCGCCCTCGAGGCCCTGGCGGATGCCTTAAGGGTGGAGCTCCTTCCCTTTGGGGTGGGGGTGGCCTTGGTGGAGCCGGGGCCCGTGGCCACCCCCATCTGGGAACGTTCGGAAAAGTGGGCGGAAACCTACCTGGAGCCCCCTCCTCCCGGTACGGAAGGGGTGTATGGCCGCTACCTGGAGGTGGCCCGCAAGATGGCCAGGGCGGGCGCCCAAAGGGGCTTGCCCCCGGAAAGGGTGGCGGAGGTGGTGCTGAAAGCCCTCCTGGACCCAAGGCCCAGGGCCCGCTACCTGGTGGCCCCTAAGGGGTGGCAGACCCTTCTTCTCCGCCACCTCCCCCAAGCCTTACGGGACCGGCTCCTGGCCCGCTTTCTGGCCTAG